The Hordeum vulgare subsp. vulgare chromosome 7H, MorexV3_pseudomolecules_assembly, whole genome shotgun sequence DNA window AAATCCATTTTTTAACAGGGTTTCTTCCAATTCAACAAAGTCAGGTACTACTCTTGTTCTTTCCTGGTATGGATTAGTCTACGAAGTACAATACTTTCTGTTATTTCTTTGATCCCCCAATACTGTTAGATTTCTAGATAAGTTCAGATTTCACTGAGGTGGAGTTCTCTCGGTTAATATTCAGTTGTGGAGCTGCTCGAGGCTGTAGGAGGCAGCAGGACATGATGCCGCACGGAGATGGGAATGGCCATGCCCGCACCGATGCTGCCGGCCGAATCAGTGAGAGCATCACTGCTGGCAACGGCTCCAAAGACCTCTCCAAGAGATTTTTGATGAGCTCCTCGGACGACACCAACTCCAACATCTTGTTCTCTGTGCCCGGAAGCAAGAAGGCCAAGGTGCTCCGTAGTATCCGCGCCAGGTGTAAAGAAGGCAAGGTGTTCATCGAACAATGACGGCATGGTTACCAGCTTCAGCAAGATTGAATCTCAAGTAGGACAAACTTCATATATATGCACTTCACATCCATCTGGACTCTACTGCTTGTCAATTGTTTAATGCTACACACTAACACTTTGGACCAAATTCAGTTTAGCCTGTCGAGCACGTTTCGAGTACCTGCAACTGCAGCAGGACTTCATCGCCAGTCACTAGAGAAGCATCGCTGGGAGTGTTAGTTGACACTTTATGGAACGAGGCAGTGCTCATTAGGATGCTCTTGCAGCAATCGACATAATTGATGCTTTGTAATTTCTGAAAGAGAAACAGAGTGTGAACTATAGCTATTTATTTTTTAGGAAATTCAGATATGTTTTATTTCATTAATTGATAATAATGATTTTGAATGTGAGATTAGTAGCAAGCAGCATTTTATATGCGTCTCTAATGGTTTCACTTGTCTTCTTAGTTCTCACCCTTTTTGTATCCCTGATGTAGTAGGGAGGTTTAAATGGGATAAGGTGTAGAAGAACTAAATAAAAGATGTAAGCACCTTATACTGAACACAACAGCATGtgatgttcccttgctctatttacgttATTGTTTGTTTATGGAGATAGTCATGCTCATTTAGTCATTTACCTCTTTTGTTGGCTACCACCCCAATAGTCTTGGGAGTGGTTGAACAAACTTTTGACTGAAGTTTGACCCAACTACAGGGAACCGTACTATAAAGGAAGTTCAATCTACTGTCGAGGTGAGTAGTGAGCTTCTGCGTGAAATTATATTTTGTGCTTGGATGTAACTTAGCAGTTGGTAGTTCAAAAGGTTTCGCAAATCAAATTAGACTGTACTCTATGGATTTGATACATGGAAGTCGATTATGTAGAATCAAATAATTTTGAAATTCCTTTTGATCCTGTTAATTTGATGTAGAGGGTACACCTGTTGCATAGACTTCGTCGTCTCATCGGCATGCTCGCCCGCGACAATACAACTGCTGCAGCTGCGGAGAGACGCTGGAGCTCACGGCGGCGTGCCTCGTACTGTACCTCAACTAACATATTGGTCTTCTACATATCTTCTGATCAAACTGGTAATCCTACTATTCTTACCTCACCTGGACTTGTGTGTGAGCAATCATGATCTCCACTCTTTCTGAAATTTTATTTGGTGCATTGGAGACAATTTCAGACATGCGGGGCGTCATACCTGTCAAACTGAGCTAAGCGTTTTCCACAAATTAAGATGCTCATGTTCCACTGATTTGGTAGAAACAACACCAATCAAGTTTACATAGATATTCAATGCATCAAGATGTGATAAGTTGAACCAAAATGTGAAGAAAACCAAAACGTGATGATCACCTGCTTTGAACCAAAATTAAATAGTTGCAGTACATAGGAAATATTTGAGATGGTAAAATAGTATTTATGTTTGTTATttgatttttttccatgttttcctTTGTGATACACCTTTTTATCCACCCAACACATTATATAAAGTACTACATAGGAATGCAAGTGCTTATGTTATTTCAGTGACAATTTAGAAATTGATTGTAGGTTGCGAGGTCCAGGAATTCAAGGAACGCGACAGGAAAAAAAGATACTGCGAGAACGTCCAGGATCACTATTCGTATCTCTGTGTTACTGTATCTAAGCTAAAGAGTAATTTATTGGGAGATAAACAACATTTTCAGGCCATACCTTGTCAGATGGGCATTTCCATTCTCCATTTGAATCCTCCCATTGTACTGTGGTACTCCAAGAAGGATATGCTCAGTGTGTACTGCAAGAATGCCACGCCGAGGGTCTCCATCGCGTGCTTCTTCAGCCCGCATTTCCATCCGGCCTCGACGAGGATGTATGGTCTGATCAAGGAGCTGCTGTCGGACGAGAACCCGCCGTTGTACAGGGAGACCCTCGTCAGAGATTACATCAAACATTACTACTCCATCGGGTTAGATGCGAAAACCGCCATCTCTGATTTCAGGTCGTGAATCGTGAAGGTGAGTTCTGTGCCCTGATAGTAATGTACTAATAGGTGAGCAGTTTGTAATGCTAAGAAACCCAGAATGTGGCAGTAAAATGGCAGCACAAGTTTATGCCAGGATATTATGTACAACCTAAATTGTACAGGAGTGCACCACCACTGGTTTCATCTCCTGTTCCCTGGTGTATGGTGTATGTATTTCACTGGAACAGAAGAATGTACACTACAGATACAGAATGTACATGAAATTCAACTTTGTTCCATGGTTTGTGAACATCTTATGACCCATTTCAGATCATATGAAATTTGTTTCCCTTAGAATTCCTGATTGAAATTATGAGATGCACATTCCTGATTGCTGGAACATTGGATCTCTTTATGAGATGCACATTTCCCGTGCCTAATGCACGTGTCAAGGTTTGTTATATTCTCCTCTCTTTTCCGTAGCATGTTTAAT harbors:
- the LOC123410140 gene encoding 1-aminocyclopropane-1-carboxylate oxidase homolog, producing the protein MLARDNTTAAAAERRWSSRRRASYCTSTNILVFYISSDQTGCEVQEFKERDRKKRYCENVQDHYSYLCVTVSKLKSNLLGDKQHFQAIPCQMGISILHLNPPIVLWYSKKDMLSVYCKNATPRVSIACFFSPHFHPASTRMYGLIKELLSDENPPLYRETLVRDYIKHYYSIGLDAKTAISDFRS